The Equus caballus isolate H_3958 breed thoroughbred chromosome 13, TB-T2T, whole genome shotgun sequence genome includes a window with the following:
- the CYP3A96 gene encoding cytochrome P450 3A96 (The RefSeq protein has 1 substitution compared to this genomic sequence) gives MDLIPSFSVETWVLLATSLALLYLYGIYTHGLFKKLGIPGPKPLPFLGTLLGYRKGFGGFDTECLKKYRKMWGFYDGRQPVLAITDPDLIKTVLVKECYSVFTNRRSFGPVGFMKNAISISEDEQWKRIRTLLSPTFTSGKLKEMFPIIGQYGDVLVRNLKKEAEKGKPIALKDIFGAYSMDVITSTSFGVNIDSLNNPQDPFVENTKKLLRFDFLDPFILSITIFPFLNPVFELLNIFLFPKSVTDFFTKSVKRIKESRLKDKEKQRVDFLQLMINSQNSKEMDTHKALSDLELVAQSIIFIFAGYEPISSSLSFLLYLLATHPDVQQKLQEEIDATFPNMAPPTYDALVQMEYLDMVLNESLRLFPVAGRIERTCKKDVELGGVFIPKGTVVMVPSFALHRDTELWPQPEEFHPERFSKENKDSINPYIYMPFGNGPRNCIGMRFALMNMKVAVVRVLQNFSFKPCKETQIPLKLVTYGFLQPEKPIVLKVESRAGSGA, from the exons ATATGGGATCTATACACATGGACTTTTTAAGAAGCTGGGAATTCCAGGGCCAAAACCTCTCCCTTTTTTGGGAACTCTCCTGGGCTACCGTAAG GGTTTCGGGGGTTTTGACACGGAATgtcttaaaaaatacagaaaaatgtggGG GTTTTATGATGGTCGACAGCCTGTGTTGGCTATCACAGATCCAGACTTGATCAAAACTGTACTAGTGAAAGAATGTTATTCTGTCTTCACAAACCGGCGA TCTTTTGGTCCAGTGGGGTTTATGAAAAATGCCATCTCTATATCTGAGGATGAACAATGGAAGAGAATACGAACTTTGCTGTCTCCAACCTTCACCAGTGGAAAGCTCAAGGAG ATGTTCCCCATCATTGGCCAGTATGGAGATGTGTTGGTGAGGAACctgaagaaagaagcagagaaaggcaaGCCCATTGCCTTGAAAGA caTTTTTGGGGCCTACAGCATGGATGTGATTACTAGTACATCATTTGGAGTGAACATCGATTCCCTCAACAACCCACAAGATCCCTTtgtggaaaatacaaagaaactcTTAAGATTTGATTTCCTTGATCCATTCATTCTCTCAATAA caatttttccatttcttaatccagtttttgaattattaaatatatttctatttccaaAGAGTGTTACTGATTTTTTCACAAAATCTgtaaaaaggataaaagaaagtcgcctcaaagataaagaaaag cAACGAGTGGATTTCCTTCAGCTGATGATTAACTCCCAAAACTCCAAAGAAATGGACACCCATAAAG cTCTGTCTGATCTGGAGCTTGTAGCCCaatctattatatttatttttgctggcTATGAGCCCGTCAgcagttctctttctttccttctgtatcTTTTGGCCACTCACCCTGATGTCCAGCAGAAGCTGCAGGAGGAGATTGATGCAACTTTCCCCAATATG GCACCTCCCACCTATGATGCTCTGGTACAGATGGAGTATCTTGACATGGTGTTGAATGAGTCTCTCAGATTATTCCCAGTTGCTGGTAGAATTGAAAGGACCTGTAAGAAAGATGTGGAACTTGGTGGGGTATTCATTCCCAAAGGAACAGTGGTGATGGTGCCATCCTTTGCTCTTCACCGAGACACAGAGCTCTGGCCACAACCTGAGGAGTTCCATCCAGAAAG GTTCAGCAAGGAGAACAAGGACAGCATAAATCCTTATATATATATGCCCTTTGGAAATGGACCCCGAAACTGCATTGGCATGAGGTTTGCTCTGATGAACATGAAAGTTGCTGTTGTCAGAGTGCTGCAGAACTTCTCCTTCAAACCTTGTAAAGAAACACAG ATTCCCCTGAAATTAGTCACTTATGGATTTCTTCAACCAGAAAAACCAATTGTTCTAAAAGTTGAGTCCAGAGCTGGGAGTGGAGCCTGA